One part of the Natrinema salinisoli genome encodes these proteins:
- a CDS encoding helix-turn-helix domain-containing protein, giving the protein MDNPTAPVREIRDILADQYGIELSHNRVNELLHEMSDKDVFRKSIQPNKRIFDYHSFRIAFHYPNFEDQWEECYWELVEDPHVVMFCNADSNYHWQLLMQFSGDHEAEQWMHHFFKKHGSLIAQFDNTKLPTVHKFETNSSVFDEKLWQTEEGREYLQTAREERSDKETIATDGSGDTQS; this is encoded by the coding sequence ATGGATAACCCGACGGCCCCCGTTCGGGAAATCAGGGATATCCTCGCGGATCAGTACGGCATCGAACTGTCGCACAACCGGGTGAACGAACTTCTCCACGAAATGTCTGACAAAGACGTCTTCCGGAAATCGATCCAACCAAACAAACGAATCTTCGATTACCACAGCTTCAGAATCGCGTTTCACTATCCCAACTTCGAGGACCAGTGGGAAGAGTGCTACTGGGAACTCGTCGAGGACCCGCACGTCGTCATGTTCTGTAACGCGGACAGCAACTACCATTGGCAGCTTTTGATGCAGTTCAGCGGCGACCACGAGGCGGAGCAATGGATGCATCACTTCTTCAAAAAGCACGGATCGCTGATCGCACAGTTCGATAACACGAAGCTACCGACGGTTCACAAGTTCGAAACCAATTCTTCCGTCTTCGACGAAAAGCTCTGGCAGACGGAAGAAGGGCGTGAATATCTACAGACCGCACGAGAGGAGCGCAGCGACAAAGAGACCATTGCCACTGACGGGAGTGGCGATACGCAGTCGTAG
- a CDS encoding phosphosulfolactate synthase, with product MVDRTFEFLHHNEREEKPREKGITEIRGPYYDPMGPRELRDILETMGQYVDIYKFSGGSFALMPEDAVTELIDICHEFDVKVSTGGYVENVLIRDNDTVEQYFEEAESLGFDIVELSSGFLAIGTDDMVWMTEVVAEEYEIEPKPEINVQFGAGGATDPEVLEEQGQQDPEQAIEEGRRHLEAGADLLMVEAEGITEEVTEWRTDVSYQIANELGIENLVFEAPSPEMFEWYIKNFGPEINLFVDNSQIVELECMRSGLWGKATTWGRTVTWKGDRE from the coding sequence ATGGTCGACCGAACGTTCGAGTTCCTGCATCACAACGAGCGCGAGGAAAAGCCCCGAGAGAAGGGTATCACGGAAATCCGCGGGCCGTATTACGATCCGATGGGACCGCGCGAGCTTCGCGATATCCTCGAGACGATGGGACAGTACGTCGATATCTACAAGTTCAGCGGCGGCTCGTTCGCGTTGATGCCCGAAGATGCGGTGACGGAGTTGATCGACATCTGCCACGAGTTCGACGTAAAGGTGTCTACGGGCGGATACGTCGAGAACGTCCTGATCCGTGACAACGACACGGTCGAGCAGTACTTCGAGGAGGCCGAGTCGCTCGGGTTTGACATCGTGGAGCTGTCGAGTGGGTTCCTCGCGATCGGGACCGACGACATGGTCTGGATGACGGAGGTCGTCGCCGAGGAGTACGAGATCGAGCCAAAACCGGAGATCAACGTCCAGTTCGGGGCTGGTGGTGCCACTGACCCGGAAGTCCTCGAGGAGCAGGGCCAACAGGATCCCGAGCAGGCCATCGAGGAGGGCCGCCGCCACCTCGAGGCAGGGGCAGATCTTCTCATGGTCGAAGCCGAGGGCATCACCGAGGAGGTCACCGAATGGCGAACGGATGTGTCCTATCAGATCGCGAACGAGCTCGGGATCGAGAACCTCGTCTTCGAGGCACCGAGCCCGGAGATGTTCGAGTGGTACATCAAGAACTTCGGCCCCGAGATCAATCTCTTCGTAGACAATTCCCAGATCGTCGAACTGGAGTGTATGCGATCCGGGCTCTGGGGGAAGGCGACCACGTGGGGCCGGACCGTCACCTGGAAGGGGGACCGTGAGTAG
- a CDS encoding ABC transporter substrate-binding protein codes for MNVERQQAVLDAHHDAADGRPVMRARFEHNGSPRYMLYTIKRLGIDHEHGFHLDVQLVSDTLEGGMETVEARLQDGDADLIDIDYISTARERSRGADIVAIYPYGRTVGKLVAPERTDIGGLADLSGHRIGVVRRLDKNWILTRAACRSYYGFDPDETATPIEAGSKVELTRMLRDGEVDAALQFWQIVPEITERGPYEAVVSMADVVQRLARTDNRVPVSTFLTSEEFLAERETTVRRFTAAYRDAVDRLLTDDDLWDEIGEKLMTDDEPVIVAAIRDGWRDMVVREWDAETVQGMEQLFDQLLEVAGSNALGVDHIPSGTFRLLEEDR; via the coding sequence ATGAACGTCGAACGCCAACAGGCCGTGCTGGACGCTCACCACGACGCCGCCGACGGTCGTCCGGTTATGCGTGCTCGCTTCGAACACAACGGAAGCCCCCGTTACATGCTGTATACGATCAAACGGCTTGGCATCGACCACGAGCACGGCTTCCACCTGGACGTCCAACTCGTCTCCGACACGTTGGAAGGGGGGATGGAGACCGTCGAAGCGCGCTTACAGGACGGCGATGCCGATCTCATCGATATCGACTACATTTCCACCGCCCGCGAACGCTCTCGCGGTGCCGATATCGTTGCCATCTATCCGTACGGTCGAACGGTCGGTAAACTCGTGGCGCCGGAACGTACCGATATCGGGGGATTGGCTGACCTTTCGGGCCACCGTATCGGTGTCGTTCGGCGCCTCGACAAGAACTGGATTCTCACCCGTGCGGCGTGTCGATCGTACTACGGCTTCGACCCCGACGAAACGGCCACGCCAATCGAAGCTGGCTCGAAGGTCGAACTCACCCGGATGCTTCGCGACGGCGAAGTAGATGCAGCGCTCCAGTTCTGGCAAATCGTTCCCGAAATTACGGAACGAGGACCGTACGAAGCGGTCGTTTCGATGGCCGACGTCGTGCAGCGTCTGGCTCGGACGGATAACCGCGTACCGGTGTCGACGTTCCTGACCAGTGAGGAATTCCTCGCCGAACGGGAGACTACCGTTCGCCGGTTCACGGCGGCGTATCGCGACGCCGTCGATCGGCTCCTGACCGACGACGATCTCTGGGACGAAATCGGTGAGAAACTGATGACCGACGACGAGCCAGTGATTGTCGCGGCGATCCGGGACGGCTGGCGCGACATGGTCGTCCGAGAGTGGGACGCCGAGACGGTTCAGGGGATGGAACAACTGTTCGATCAGCTGCTCGAGGTCGCCGGATCGAACGCGCTCGGCGTCGACCACATTCCGTCGGGAACGTTCCGCCTTTTGGAGGAAGACCGATGA
- a CDS encoding winged helix-turn-helix domain-containing protein yields MTLLEVFGSSQRLEILRELTHRPMYVSELTEAVGMDGKTASHHLSVLEDAELLEHYYQGNRKYYRLVRSVQFEASPPPERSFVLQANERSTESPSD; encoded by the coding sequence ATGACGCTGCTCGAGGTGTTCGGAAGCAGCCAGCGCCTAGAAATCCTCCGCGAGCTCACGCACAGGCCGATGTACGTTTCAGAGCTTACCGAAGCAGTCGGAATGGACGGAAAAACGGCTTCGCACCACCTCTCGGTGCTCGAAGACGCGGAATTACTCGAACACTATTATCAGGGAAATCGAAAATATTACCGGTTAGTTCGAAGTGTACAGTTCGAAGCGTCACCGCCACCTGAACGATCGTTCGTCCTGCAAGCCAACGAACGATCTACAGAGAGTCCGTCTGATTGA
- a CDS encoding ABC transporter substrate-binding protein: MNDKVRLFHLPFSFMLPQKVAAEKGYFEAEGLEVELVERDRGDVDWKYIPAEESLTDDHGVDIYPICKWESIKRTWEMDDGRIVGKGTFANQPYTVYVREESDLADPSDLANVPVGVNKRTGQEYTVIRALENHMPSDAVTLEHHGMPTDRLRALRDGDVEAVSLLEPQSTLAEKLGFRPVLQFENHMGIVGADAVDGSVLEKFIRGYERAASDINEHPSAYRDVYLEMLRADADVAPDLFDDVEYDALLEDIEVPRYESPEVADREELSDHLSWMKRRQLVDESADIDAIVAPIER, translated from the coding sequence ATGAATGACAAAGTACGACTGTTTCATCTCCCGTTCTCGTTCATGCTGCCACAGAAGGTGGCGGCCGAGAAGGGATACTTCGAAGCGGAAGGGCTGGAGGTCGAGCTGGTTGAACGCGATAGAGGCGACGTCGACTGGAAGTACATTCCCGCAGAGGAGTCGCTGACGGACGATCACGGCGTGGATATCTACCCGATCTGCAAGTGGGAAAGCATCAAGCGGACGTGGGAGATGGATGACGGCCGGATCGTCGGGAAGGGAACGTTCGCGAACCAGCCGTACACCGTCTACGTTCGCGAGGAGAGTGATCTCGCGGACCCGAGTGATCTCGCGAACGTTCCAGTCGGGGTCAATAAACGAACCGGCCAAGAGTACACGGTAATCCGAGCACTCGAGAACCACATGCCGAGTGATGCGGTAACACTCGAGCATCACGGGATGCCGACCGATCGACTTCGTGCGCTTCGGGACGGGGACGTTGAGGCGGTCTCGTTGCTGGAACCACAGAGCACTCTTGCCGAGAAGCTCGGATTCCGACCCGTTCTGCAGTTCGAGAATCATATGGGTATCGTCGGTGCCGACGCGGTTGACGGTAGTGTCCTCGAGAAATTCATACGAGGATACGAACGCGCTGCATCGGACATCAACGAACACCCGTCGGCGTACCGAGACGTCTATCTCGAGATGCTACGAGCGGACGCCGACGTTGCACCAGACCTCTTCGACGACGTCGAATACGACGCGCTCCTTGAGGATATCGAGGTTCCGCGGTACGAGTCGCCGGAGGTCGCCGATCGCGAGGAGTTGTCCGACCATCTCTCGTGGATGAAACGCCGCCAACTCGTCGACGAAAGCGCCGATATCGACGCGATCGTTGCACCAATCGAACGATGA
- a CDS encoding aldehyde ferredoxin oxidoreductase family protein — protein sequence MSDIGGFQDRIARIDLSDGGVTYESIDDEDAKKYIGARGLGVKYIFDQGPEVDPLGPDNLLAFMNGPLSGTQVTMSGRIAVCTKSPLTGTITDSHHGGWSGARLKWAGFDGLTFEGEADEPVYAYVEDGEVELRDASHLWGEGVHETRDRLEEEHEGSYGKNLSMMAIGPAGENGVKYACIMNEDDRASGRGGTGCVMGSKNLKAIVIKSTTQMPKPADPETFKEGHQQAMQAITESEVTAPNEGGLSMYGTNVLMNIGEEMDGLPTKNGKYTSTKSMREAEGVDIDAERVSGENVRENILVDEPTCHSCPVACKKEVEVDVMHKGEELNVRTESYEYESAYALGPNSGHTDRDEIAVMLERCNDMGVDTIDAGNMMAMAMEMTEEGKLEDVGELDWGDSETMIDLIERIARREDDLGDLLAEGPRRVADRMDARENSLAVKGQTIAAYDPRCMKGMGIGYATSNRGACHLRGYTPAAEILGIPEKVDPYEYEGKGELTAQFQDLHAISDSFDICKFNAFAEGIEEYVTQYNGMTGRDVSEDDLLEAGERIYNLERYYNNLNGFDGSDDSLPERFLEDGIPGQGASEGEYCELDEMKAEYYEHRGWVDGVVPDEKLDDLGIEVGPGTGVSADDGGAAAPSDD from the coding sequence ATGAGTGACATAGGCGGCTTCCAGGATAGGATTGCTCGTATCGATCTCTCGGACGGAGGGGTCACATACGAATCGATCGACGACGAGGACGCAAAGAAGTATATCGGTGCGCGGGGACTCGGGGTGAAGTACATCTTCGACCAGGGACCGGAGGTCGATCCACTTGGCCCGGACAACCTGCTCGCGTTCATGAACGGGCCGCTGTCGGGGACGCAGGTCACGATGAGCGGCCGGATCGCCGTCTGTACGAAATCGCCGCTGACCGGGACGATTACAGACAGTCACCACGGCGGCTGGTCGGGGGCCCGCCTCAAGTGGGCCGGCTTCGACGGCCTGACCTTCGAGGGAGAAGCCGACGAACCTGTGTACGCCTACGTCGAAGACGGCGAGGTCGAACTCCGGGATGCCTCTCACCTCTGGGGCGAGGGCGTCCACGAGACTCGAGACCGACTCGAGGAGGAACACGAGGGATCCTACGGCAAGAACCTCTCGATGATGGCGATCGGTCCCGCCGGCGAGAACGGCGTCAAGTACGCCTGCATCATGAACGAGGACGACCGGGCCTCCGGTCGCGGTGGCACGGGCTGCGTAATGGGGTCGAAGAATCTCAAAGCGATCGTCATCAAGTCGACCACGCAGATGCCCAAGCCAGCTGATCCGGAGACCTTCAAGGAAGGCCACCAGCAGGCGATGCAGGCCATCACGGAATCGGAGGTCACCGCGCCCAACGAAGGCGGACTCTCGATGTACGGGACGAACGTCCTGATGAACATCGGGGAGGAAATGGACGGCCTCCCGACCAAGAACGGAAAGTACACCTCGACAAAGAGTATGCGCGAAGCCGAGGGCGTCGACATCGACGCCGAGCGCGTCTCCGGCGAGAACGTCCGCGAGAACATTCTCGTCGACGAACCCACCTGCCACTCCTGTCCGGTCGCCTGCAAGAAAGAAGTCGAGGTCGACGTGATGCACAAGGGTGAAGAGCTGAACGTCCGCACCGAGTCCTACGAGTACGAGTCGGCGTACGCGCTCGGCCCCAATTCGGGCCACACCGACCGCGACGAAATCGCAGTCATGCTCGAGCGCTGTAACGACATGGGCGTCGACACCATCGACGCGGGTAACATGATGGCGATGGCCATGGAGATGACCGAAGAGGGCAAACTCGAGGACGTCGGCGAACTCGACTGGGGCGACTCCGAGACGATGATCGATCTGATCGAACGGATCGCCCGCCGCGAGGACGACCTCGGGGATCTGCTGGCCGAGGGGCCCCGCCGAGTCGCCGACCGGATGGACGCCCGCGAGAACTCGCTGGCGGTCAAGGGCCAGACCATCGCCGCCTATGACCCGCGCTGCATGAAAGGAATGGGTATCGGCTACGCGACCTCGAACCGCGGGGCCTGCCACCTGCGCGGCTACACGCCCGCCGCGGAGATCCTCGGTATTCCCGAGAAAGTCGACCCCTACGAGTACGAGGGCAAGGGCGAGCTCACCGCTCAGTTCCAGGACCTCCACGCGATCAGCGACTCCTTCGACATCTGCAAGTTCAACGCGTTCGCCGAAGGCATCGAGGAGTACGTCACTCAGTACAACGGGATGACCGGTCGCGACGTCTCCGAGGATGACCTCCTCGAGGCCGGCGAGCGGATCTACAACCTCGAGCGCTACTACAACAACCTCAACGGCTTCGACGGCAGCGACGACTCGCTGCCCGAGCGCTTCCTCGAGGACGGCATCCCCGGCCAGGGTGCCAGCGAGGGCGAATACTGCGAACTCGACGAGATGAAGGCAGAGTACTACGAGCACCGCGGCTGGGTCGACGGCGTCGTCCCCGACGAGAAACTCGACGACCTCGGGATCGAGGTCGGACCCGGAACCGGCGTCAGTGCCGACGACGGCGGTGCAGCGGCACCGAGCGACGACTGA
- a CDS encoding VOC family protein: MDAIDHINVDVNDLDACYQFYREVLELDLLRPPSDFQGEHAMFEAGETVLTLAETGRADEWDEENITHPLDKAHLAFETGRENYDRMISELDGQFPKQGPYDWDSFEGFYFLDPDGNLLEIITYEPVPDDIERTLLTHDDV; encoded by the coding sequence ATGGACGCTATCGATCACATCAACGTAGACGTCAACGATCTCGACGCCTGCTATCAGTTCTACCGCGAGGTACTCGAGTTAGACTTGCTCCGGCCACCATCCGATTTTCAGGGCGAACACGCGATGTTCGAAGCCGGAGAGACCGTCCTCACGCTCGCTGAAACGGGACGAGCCGACGAGTGGGACGAAGAGAACATTACGCATCCACTCGATAAGGCGCATCTCGCGTTCGAAACCGGTCGCGAGAACTACGACCGGATGATATCCGAACTCGACGGCCAGTTCCCGAAGCAGGGGCCGTACGATTGGGACTCCTTCGAAGGATTCTATTTTCTGGATCCGGACGGTAATCTCCTCGAGATCATCACGTACGAGCCGGTCCCCGACGATATCGAGCGCACGTTACTTACTCACGACGACGTGTGA
- a CDS encoding sodium:calcium antiporter, giving the protein MHVNRSLTIVLVLLVAVSLTVAPVLAQEGETGEAEESEGGIEGAIEGFIEAQGTVGAVLILLGGIALLMVSTEKLISYLARASLNMKMSLFALAIIFTGFEFDDTILALVLSSGELEGAALGMALGTGLAITGITLAGAAIVRPFPVDLPTDYLVIFVLSPFVLVPFVLLGTLTFIHGVILTGFFVFSFAYFILRERQRDVPVFRNTEFGEEIRDLRPDGGTARPNSLEEIPEDRFFGNLTDSGIVWLGLSVIALAGIVFAAMLLEGGSEVVIEGFGIDQTVFGATFLTLILTFEDIMLTIEPIRRGFPEIGVGNVIGSVLFSVTGNVGVIMFLSEVSIESSVLTLHLPAVIIVTALAAYFLYEGYLKRWHGVLLGGLYIAYWLIAIFVFGGVPISG; this is encoded by the coding sequence ATGCATGTGAATCGTTCACTCACTATTGTACTCGTCTTATTAGTAGCCGTCTCACTGACCGTCGCTCCGGTACTCGCACAAGAGGGTGAGACGGGTGAAGCGGAAGAAAGCGAAGGCGGTATCGAAGGGGCGATCGAGGGATTCATCGAGGCACAGGGGACGGTCGGTGCGGTACTCATCCTCCTCGGTGGTATCGCGTTGCTCATGGTGAGTACTGAGAAACTGATCAGCTATCTCGCCCGCGCGTCGCTCAATATGAAGATGTCGTTGTTCGCGCTGGCGATCATCTTCACCGGGTTCGAGTTCGACGATACGATCCTCGCACTCGTGCTCTCGTCCGGTGAACTGGAAGGCGCCGCCCTGGGGATGGCGCTCGGAACGGGTCTGGCGATTACCGGCATCACACTTGCGGGGGCAGCTATCGTCCGCCCGTTCCCGGTCGATCTCCCCACGGATTACCTCGTCATTTTTGTGCTGTCGCCGTTCGTCCTCGTTCCCTTCGTTCTTCTCGGAACGTTGACGTTCATTCACGGAGTGATTTTGACTGGATTCTTTGTTTTCTCTTTTGCATACTTCATTCTCCGGGAGCGTCAGCGCGACGTCCCCGTGTTCCGAAACACTGAATTCGGGGAGGAAATCCGAGATCTCCGGCCCGACGGCGGAACGGCTAGACCCAACTCGCTCGAGGAAATACCCGAGGATCGATTTTTCGGGAACTTAACCGATTCCGGAATCGTATGGCTCGGTCTCTCCGTCATCGCTCTCGCCGGCATCGTCTTCGCGGCGATGTTGCTCGAAGGTGGGTCCGAAGTCGTGATCGAAGGATTCGGCATCGATCAGACCGTTTTCGGGGCGACGTTCCTCACGCTGATTCTCACGTTCGAGGACATCATGCTCACTATCGAGCCGATCCGACGAGGATTCCCCGAGATCGGCGTCGGAAACGTGATCGGGAGTGTACTCTTCTCGGTGACGGGGAACGTCGGCGTGATCATGTTCCTCAGCGAGGTCAGTATCGAATCGTCCGTGCTCACGTTGCATCTCCCCGCCGTGATTATCGTGACGGCTCTCGCCGCATACTTCCTCTACGAAGGTTATCTGAAGCGGTGGCACGGCGTTCTGCTCGGTGGCCTCTACATCGCTTACTGGCTGATCGCGATCTTCGTGTTCGGCGGAGTGCCGATCAGTGGCTGA
- a CDS encoding amphi-Trp domain-containing protein, translating to MVKKVDFPSSQPRDTTTITDGFFEREVYLSGGDTAAFLRTLADAVEDGNELQISGDDWEIPFEFAEPIEVEIEFSNQSEAELEIELEFEEPKTGTGDLNVE from the coding sequence ATGGTCAAAAAGGTTGATTTTCCGAGCAGCCAACCCCGGGACACGACGACGATTACGGACGGGTTCTTCGAACGGGAAGTGTACCTGTCCGGGGGAGACACGGCAGCGTTCCTCCGGACGTTAGCGGACGCCGTCGAGGACGGCAACGAATTGCAAATAAGCGGTGACGACTGGGAAATCCCGTTCGAGTTCGCCGAGCCGATCGAAGTCGAGATCGAATTCTCGAACCAATCGGAAGCCGAGCTCGAGATCGAACTCGAGTTCGAGGAACCGAAGACGGGCACGGGCGACCTGAACGTCGAGTGA
- a CDS encoding MmgE/PrpD family protein, with protein sequence MTTTEELSRFVQSVSIDGFSADTREELKKRMLDTAGIGINALGAEPVDAVHRTVQRANPGDDSTLWGRDETASAVGAAMHNTALTRYLDFMDSFLAPGETPHPSDNIGAVVAAAEAVDASGEALLKGIGVAYEVQGELAWNAPVRDKGWDHVTHTVVSATCGVAKVLGLDAETTRNAIGIAGTAHNALRVTRTGGINEWKGIASANAARNAVYAALLASEGMEGPENLFEGQKGWKQVISGEFEVDLDSGCTRVHDVMTKRYVAETYAQSAVEGVIELAEQENIDGSDVELIDLETFAGAKLIIGGGEGDRHTVETKAQADHSLPYMLAAALLDREMGNAQYEPERIDRDDVQYLLRHVTVEEDRAFTDRFEAGEMPARVTIELEDGTTHVVEKDAFQGHPTNPMSWDQVESKFHDTAGTSIDEDRRDDIVATIRDLESHAIKDLVTLLA encoded by the coding sequence ATGACAACGACGGAAGAACTCTCCAGGTTCGTTCAAAGCGTCTCCATCGACGGGTTTTCCGCGGACACGCGGGAGGAACTTAAAAAGCGTATGCTCGATACGGCTGGTATCGGGATTAACGCCCTCGGAGCGGAGCCGGTGGACGCCGTCCATCGGACGGTCCAGCGAGCTAACCCCGGCGACGACTCCACGCTCTGGGGACGTGACGAGACTGCGTCGGCGGTCGGCGCCGCGATGCACAACACGGCGCTGACGCGCTATCTCGACTTCATGGACTCCTTTCTCGCACCCGGCGAGACGCCCCACCCGAGCGACAACATCGGAGCCGTCGTCGCCGCGGCCGAGGCCGTCGACGCCTCCGGCGAGGCCCTCCTCAAGGGAATCGGTGTCGCCTACGAGGTCCAGGGCGAGCTCGCCTGGAATGCACCGGTCCGAGACAAGGGATGGGACCACGTGACCCACACAGTCGTCTCCGCGACCTGTGGCGTCGCAAAGGTGCTCGGCCTCGACGCCGAGACGACCCGGAATGCTATCGGTATCGCCGGAACTGCGCATAACGCCCTCAGGGTGACCCGTACCGGCGGCATCAACGAGTGGAAGGGCATCGCATCGGCCAACGCCGCCCGTAACGCCGTCTATGCGGCCTTGCTAGCCAGCGAGGGAATGGAGGGCCCGGAAAACCTCTTCGAGGGACAAAAAGGATGGAAACAGGTGATCAGCGGCGAATTCGAGGTCGACCTCGACTCTGGCTGCACGAGGGTTCACGATGTCATGACGAAGCGGTACGTCGCGGAGACGTACGCCCAGTCCGCCGTTGAAGGTGTTATCGAACTCGCGGAGCAGGAGAATATCGATGGCAGCGACGTCGAACTCATTGACTTGGAAACGTTCGCCGGCGCGAAACTCATCATCGGCGGCGGCGAAGGTGATCGCCATACGGTCGAGACGAAGGCTCAGGCTGACCACTCGCTCCCATATATGTTGGCAGCAGCGCTCCTCGACCGGGAGATGGGTAACGCCCAGTACGAGCCGGAACGCATCGACCGTGACGACGTCCAGTACCTCCTCCGGCACGTCACCGTCGAAGAGGACCGGGCGTTCACTGACCGGTTCGAAGCCGGAGAGATGCCCGCTCGCGTGACGATCGAACTCGAGGACGGCACCACTCACGTCGTCGAGAAAGATGCCTTCCAGGGCCACCCGACGAACCCGATGAGCTGGGACCAAGTCGAGTCGAAATTCCACGACACTGCCGGTACTAGCATCGACGAAGATCGCCGGGACGATATCGTTGCGACGATCAGGGATCTGGAGTCACACGCCATCAAGGATCTCGTCACCCTGCTGGCATAG
- a CDS encoding cupin domain-containing protein, translating into MDRVCRTDREYGEPSPGVRLADLAGGTRASMKFWRIEPGATLPTHRHSNEQIGFLISGRLVAVLEDGEVPLEPGDSYVFSSDEFHGAENRSDEPAVGIGVLSPPRNAPSWGDDRAASEPEQTDPIESDE; encoded by the coding sequence ATGGATCGCGTGTGCAGAACTGACCGTGAATACGGAGAGCCCTCCCCGGGGGTCCGACTGGCAGACCTCGCAGGAGGGACGCGGGCGAGCATGAAGTTTTGGCGGATTGAACCGGGAGCGACCCTCCCCACTCACCGGCATTCGAACGAACAGATCGGGTTTCTCATCTCCGGTCGGCTCGTCGCCGTTCTCGAAGACGGAGAAGTACCGCTAGAACCCGGCGACTCCTACGTCTTTTCCAGCGACGAGTTCCACGGTGCGGAGAACCGCAGTGACGAACCTGCCGTGGGGATCGGTGTCTTGAGTCCTCCTCGAAACGCCCCGAGCTGGGGAGACGACCGCGCTGCGAGTGAGCCAGAGCAAACCGATCCGATCGAATCGGACGAGTAG
- a CDS encoding orc1/cdc6 family replication initiation protein, giving the protein MDDFEDPRDEAGTSKDETSEQSLPSSDSTESEPSQSSTESEADGESQSIEDMLLEFDQQEGLIRDRSLLDPNHIVEEDRIVGRDEQLQEVTKMLRVALGDNRPPNLFLYGPSGTGKSLITKAVCKNISVICETRDIRFGTIEVNCQDLDTLGVAVYELASRAADEALVEVEVPKHGVATKEKWDELYRIVNENFDSAVFVLDELDMLVGRRDKQEPAFSRLLYQLSRAGANNELTAHVSVVAISNDTKMMESVGSRALSSFTPEDVHFDDYDANQLQSILRRRQDAFFDGVLDEDVIPLAAAFAAQTHGDARKAIDLMRVAGELAEREGDEHVREEHVREAQDKVEKNRVLEVVRGISTQKKLCLYATAAVASETDDESARSTTGYRVYQFLTDAIDAEQYHQETYVNKMKEMTTYSLVDFERRSHGPSSGMFLEFQFGERPETILETLREDSRIDMISADEVATVVKAQLRNET; this is encoded by the coding sequence ATGGACGACTTCGAGGATCCTCGAGACGAGGCGGGGACATCGAAGGATGAAACGTCGGAGCAGTCTCTTCCCTCGTCTGATTCTACTGAATCCGAACCTTCTCAATCTTCGACCGAATCGGAGGCAGACGGTGAGTCTCAATCGATCGAGGATATGTTGTTGGAATTCGATCAGCAAGAAGGGCTGATCCGTGATCGGTCCCTCCTCGACCCGAATCATATCGTCGAAGAAGATCGAATCGTCGGTCGTGACGAGCAGCTCCAGGAAGTGACCAAGATGCTCCGTGTCGCCCTCGGCGACAATCGTCCCCCGAATCTCTTCCTCTATGGTCCGTCAGGGACCGGCAAATCGCTCATCACTAAGGCCGTTTGCAAGAATATAAGTGTGATCTGTGAGACACGGGACATCCGGTTCGGGACGATCGAGGTAAACTGCCAGGACCTCGATACCCTCGGCGTTGCAGTTTACGAACTAGCGAGTCGTGCTGCAGACGAAGCTCTCGTCGAGGTCGAGGTTCCGAAACACGGCGTCGCGACGAAGGAAAAGTGGGACGAACTCTATCGTATCGTCAACGAGAACTTCGATTCAGCGGTGTTCGTGCTCGACGAATTGGACATGCTCGTCGGTCGACGAGACAAACAGGAGCCGGCGTTTTCTCGATTGCTCTATCAGCTTTCCCGGGCTGGCGCGAATAACGAACTCACTGCACACGTCTCCGTCGTCGCTATCTCTAATGATACGAAAATGATGGAGTCCGTGGGAAGTCGAGCCTTGAGCTCGTTTACACCTGAAGACGTCCACTTCGACGACTACGATGCGAACCAGCTGCAGTCGATCCTCCGTCGACGACAGGACGCGTTCTTCGATGGCGTTCTCGACGAGGACGTCATTCCGTTGGCAGCGGCCTTCGCAGCTCAGACTCACGGGGATGCTCGGAAGGCGATCGATCTCATGCGCGTCGCTGGTGAGCTCGCGGAACGAGAGGGTGACGAGCACGTCCGTGAAGAACACGTTCGCGAAGCTCAGGACAAAGTCGAGAAAAATCGAGTGCTCGAGGTCGTTCGCGGTATCAGCACACAGAAGAAGCTCTGTCTCTACGCGACAGCGGCAGTCGCATCGGAGACGGACGACGAATCCGCTCGCAGTACGACCGGGTACCGAGTCTACCAGTTCCTCACGGACGCGATCGACGCCGAGCAGTACCACCAGGAAACCTACGTCAACAAGATGAAGGAGATGACGACGTACTCGCTCGTCGATTTCGAACGCCGGAGCCACGGACCGAGTTCGGGAATGTTCCTCGAGTTCCAGTTCGGAGAGCGTCCCGAGACGATTCTCGAAACGCTTCGCGAAGATTCGCGTATCGATATGATCTCTGCAGATGAGGTGGCGACCGTCGTTAAAGCACAGCTCCGGAACGAGACGTGA